A genome region from Lytechinus pictus isolate F3 Inbred chromosome 16, Lp3.0, whole genome shotgun sequence includes the following:
- the LOC129278514 gene encoding lysosome-associated membrane glycoprotein 2-like, producing MASKTLVFVITLIGVCTTMVTCDPTTSAGPSTSPTTNDPATTAAATSPDSTTATSESPTTTPNSTSQPQPTGTTMNDTEAPQTSTSPTATTVPPSTPKPTTKAPPEIGTWTVADSAKNLTCMKMTFKGTITRTKMTPILIPITAAADSSTCSDQQSSLVLEFNDENMMSIEVVLSFVMQDKKTSYLWSSSITYNQTKEEQVQVLFETPVGQSYQCNKQVVPLGATYSLTLEDMQLQPFASFANHDFGKAYSCVPPPSGPNAAVIVGLVLGGIIFILLVAVICLYRKKKGPGRGYNNFS from the exons ATGGCCTCTAAAACTTTGGTTTTTGTTATCACCTTGATTG GTGTATGTACAACAATGGTGACATGCGACCCAACCACTTCCGCCGGACCGTCAACATCACCTACAACAAATGACCCAGCCACCACAGCAGCAGCCACGTCTCCCGATAGTACAACGGCGACATCGGAGAGCCCGACCACCACTCCAAATTCGACATCACAGCCTCAGCCGACGGGGACGACGATGAACGACACAGAAGCCCCTCAGACCAGCACCTCACCGACGGCCACCACAGTACCGCCGTCAACGCCGAAACCGACAACAAAGGCCCCTCCGGAGATCGGGACATGGACCGTTGCAGACAGCGCCAAGAATCTGACGTGTATGAAGATGACCTTCAAAGGAACCATCACTAGGACGAAAATG ACTCCCATTCTGATCCCGATCACGGCTGCTGCAGACTCCTCGACGTGCAGTGATCAGCAATCCAGCTTGGTTCTCGAGTTCAACGACGAAAACATGATGAGCATCGAAGTCGTTCTCAGCTTCGTCATGCAAGACAAGAAGACATCGTACCTCTGGTCATCGTCGATTACGTACA ATCAAACAAAAGAGGAACAGGTCCAGGTCCTGTTTGAGACCCCCGTTGGTCAAAGCTATCAGTGCAATAAGCAAGTCGTTCCGCTCGGAGCAACATACAGCCTCACTTTAGAAGACATGCAACTCCAGCCGTTTGCTTCTTTTGCTAATCATGACTTTGGAAAAG CTTACTCATGTGTGCCACCGCCCAGTGGACCTAACGCCGCGGTCATTGTCGGGTTGGTTCTCGGAGGTATCATATTCATTCTCCTGGTTGCCGTCATCTGCTTATACAGGAAAAAGAAAGGACCGGGAAGAGGCTACAACAATTTTTCGTAA